In Phragmites australis chromosome 24, lpPhrAust1.1, whole genome shotgun sequence, the following are encoded in one genomic region:
- the LOC133907546 gene encoding uncharacterized protein LOC133907546 isoform X1, which produces MDRVLWASTPAAALSCGGMRGKGARPSDYSLGMGPLVGQLGEWLCRAVVQPPAPRVCGTPGGPPVTARRVRLSDGRHLAYEESGVPRESARYRIVFSHGFTGSRLDSLRASQKVAEELGVYMVGFDRAGYGESDPNPNRSVRSAALDIEELADALGLGDKFYVVGFSLGCHAVWGALKYIPHRYVHVSHYYLLVRSTTRHVMRDVNVDGMLQARRRCDASASGQLLVDRVPGRVGGGGVRQAGVRRPVGAARVAPRPGDPPLVDGAELAAHLHCRRQHHPAPQQARRRDPPHPHRRRHAPEEEGAGDAARHPRVVLPGHDGDVRQVGVRPDGPAGAAVPGAPVAGRRGRARAGRAAAAHRREAQMGELPRAPRHRPLHVCRPRAWRHRSPDTFRLSRRKGVAASRKYRRVGYRLGLSVLQSRVQ; this is translated from the exons ATGGACAGAGTGCTGTGGGcgtcgacgccggcggcggcgctgagcTGCGGCGGCATGAGGGGCAAGGGGGCCAGGCCGTCCGACTACTCGCTGGGCATGGGCCCGCTCGTGGGGCAGCTCGGCGAGTGGCTCTGCCGGGCCGTGGTGcagccgccggcgccgcgggtGTGCGGGACGCCCGGCGGGCCGCCCGTGACGGCGCGGCGGGTGCGGCTGAGCGACGGGCGGCACCTGGCGTACGAGGAGTCCGGCGTGCCCAGGGAGAGCGCGCGGTACAGGATCGTCTTCTCGCACGGGTTCACGGGCTCGCGCCTCGACAGCCTCCGCGCCTCACAG AAAGTGGCTGAGGAGCTGGGCGTGTACATGGTCGGCTTCGACCGCGCCGGCTACGGCGAGAGCGACCCTAACCCCAACCGTTCCGTGCGGAGCGCGGCGCTGGACATCGAGGAGCTCGCCGACGCGCTGGGCCTCGGCGACAAGTTCTACGTCGTCGGCTTCTCCCTCGGCTGCCACGCCGTCTGGGGCGCGCTCAAGTACATCCCCCACAGGTACGTCCACGTCAGCCACTATTACTTGCTagttag gaGTACTACTCGTCATGTCATGCGTGATGTTAACGTTGACGGCATGCtgcaggctcgccggcgttgcGATGCTAGCGCCAGTGGTCAACTACTGGTGGACCGGGTTCCCGGCAGAGTTGGCGGCGGAGGAGTACGGCAAGCAGGAGTACGGCGACCAGTGGGCGCTGCGCGTGTCGCACCACGCCCCGGGGATCCTCCACTGGTGGATGGAGCAGAGCTGGCTGCCCACCTCCACTGTCGTCGCCAACACCACCCAGCTCCCCAACAAGCGCGACGCCGAGATCCGCCGCACCCTCACCGCCGACGGCACGCTCCAGAAG AAGAGGGAGCTGGCGACGCAGCAAGGCATCCACGAGTCGTACTACCGGGACATGACGGTGATGTTCGGCAAGTGGGAGTTCGACCCGATGGGCCTGCCGGAGCCGCCGTGCCCGGTGCACCTGTGGCAGGGCGACGAGGACGGGCTCGTGCCGGTCGTGCTGCAGCGGCACATCGCAGGGAAGCTCAGATGGGTGAACTACCACGAGCTCCCCGGCACCGGCCACTTCATGTCTGCCGTCCCCGGGCTTGGAGACACCGTTCTCCGGACACTTTTCGGTTGAGCCGCCGCAAAGGCGTGGCAGCATCAAGAAAGTACAGAAGAGTTGGTTATAGATTAGGCCTTAGTGTTTTGCAAAGTAGAGTGCAATGA
- the LOC133907546 gene encoding uncharacterized protein LOC133907546 isoform X2, protein MDRVLWASTPAAALSCGGMRGKGARPSDYSLGMGPLVGQLGEWLCRAVVQPPAPRVCGTPGGPPVTARRVRLSDGRHLAYEESGVPRESARYRIVFSHGFTGSRLDSLRASQKVAEELGVYMVGFDRAGYGESDPNPNRSVRSAALDIEELADALGLGDKFYVVGFSLGCHAVWGALKYIPHRLAGVAMLAPVVNYWWTGFPAELAAEEYGKQEYGDQWALRVSHHAPGILHWWMEQSWLPTSTVVANTTQLPNKRDAEIRRTLTADGTLQKKRELATQQGIHESYYRDMTVMFGKWEFDPMGLPEPPCPVHLWQGDEDGLVPVVLQRHIAGKLRWVNYHELPGTGHFMSAVPGLGDTVLRTLFG, encoded by the exons ATGGACAGAGTGCTGTGGGcgtcgacgccggcggcggcgctgagcTGCGGCGGCATGAGGGGCAAGGGGGCCAGGCCGTCCGACTACTCGCTGGGCATGGGCCCGCTCGTGGGGCAGCTCGGCGAGTGGCTCTGCCGGGCCGTGGTGcagccgccggcgccgcgggtGTGCGGGACGCCCGGCGGGCCGCCCGTGACGGCGCGGCGGGTGCGGCTGAGCGACGGGCGGCACCTGGCGTACGAGGAGTCCGGCGTGCCCAGGGAGAGCGCGCGGTACAGGATCGTCTTCTCGCACGGGTTCACGGGCTCGCGCCTCGACAGCCTCCGCGCCTCACAG AAAGTGGCTGAGGAGCTGGGCGTGTACATGGTCGGCTTCGACCGCGCCGGCTACGGCGAGAGCGACCCTAACCCCAACCGTTCCGTGCGGAGCGCGGCGCTGGACATCGAGGAGCTCGCCGACGCGCTGGGCCTCGGCGACAAGTTCTACGTCGTCGGCTTCTCCCTCGGCTGCCACGCCGTCTGGGGCGCGCTCAAGTACATCCCCCACAG gctcgccggcgttgcGATGCTAGCGCCAGTGGTCAACTACTGGTGGACCGGGTTCCCGGCAGAGTTGGCGGCGGAGGAGTACGGCAAGCAGGAGTACGGCGACCAGTGGGCGCTGCGCGTGTCGCACCACGCCCCGGGGATCCTCCACTGGTGGATGGAGCAGAGCTGGCTGCCCACCTCCACTGTCGTCGCCAACACCACCCAGCTCCCCAACAAGCGCGACGCCGAGATCCGCCGCACCCTCACCGCCGACGGCACGCTCCAGAAG AAGAGGGAGCTGGCGACGCAGCAAGGCATCCACGAGTCGTACTACCGGGACATGACGGTGATGTTCGGCAAGTGGGAGTTCGACCCGATGGGCCTGCCGGAGCCGCCGTGCCCGGTGCACCTGTGGCAGGGCGACGAGGACGGGCTCGTGCCGGTCGTGCTGCAGCGGCACATCGCAGGGAAGCTCAGATGGGTGAACTACCACGAGCTCCCCGGCACCGGCCACTTCATGTCTGCCGTCCCCGGGCTTGGAGACACCGTTCTCCGGACACTTTTCGGTTGA